In one Candidatus Macondimonas diazotrophica genomic region, the following are encoded:
- a CDS encoding helix-turn-helix domain-containing protein, with translation MTEEVEAQALPLLRQLPEASRERLLASAIQHRVAAGTVLFEQGELPNFQIVVMSGSVQLFGRSIRGREVLVEVVRAPDLIIPAAVVTAAPYLMQARVPEPSRFLLIPAALFRETLLQEPLLAHEMIDALARQFRRMVRQVKNLKLRSSVQRVGCYLLTLSKRQGTPAQAVLPYEKNLIASELGITRESFSRALASLEKAGIEVAGQTITIVDAARLAAACQPDPLIDDAGSEATRFSDDPARPAIADPGDPSGRGS, from the coding sequence GTGACGGAAGAGGTTGAAGCGCAGGCGCTGCCGCTGCTGCGTCAGTTGCCGGAGGCCAGCCGCGAGCGGCTGCTGGCCAGCGCGATTCAGCACCGCGTGGCGGCCGGAACGGTGCTGTTCGAACAGGGCGAATTGCCCAACTTCCAGATCGTGGTGATGTCCGGTTCAGTCCAGCTATTCGGCCGTTCGATTCGAGGCCGTGAGGTGCTGGTGGAAGTGGTGCGCGCACCGGATCTGATCATTCCGGCTGCGGTGGTCACTGCGGCGCCCTATCTGATGCAGGCGCGCGTGCCGGAGCCTTCGCGCTTTCTGCTGATTCCGGCGGCACTGTTCCGCGAGACCCTGCTGCAGGAACCCCTGCTGGCCCATGAGATGATCGACGCGCTGGCGCGGCAATTCCGGCGCATGGTGCGGCAGGTGAAGAATCTGAAGCTCAGGTCGTCGGTGCAACGGGTGGGCTGCTACCTGCTGACCCTATCCAAGCGCCAGGGTACGCCGGCGCAGGCTGTTCTGCCGTATGAAAAAAATCTCATCGCTTCGGAACTCGGCATCACCCGCGAATCGTTTTCGCGCGCGCTCGCGAGCTTGGAGAAGGCCGGCATCGAGGTCGCCGGGCAGACCATCACGATCGTCGATGCCGCGCGGCTGGCCGCCGCCTGCCAGCCTGATCCGCTGATCGACGATGCGGGCAGTGAAGCGACGCGATTCAGCGATGATCCGGCGCGCCCGGCGATCGCTGATCCTGGCGATCCATCCGGGCGCGGATCTTGA
- the narI gene encoding respiratory nitrate reductase subunit gamma — MSATFNMILFGWYPYLCLTVFLLGSLLRFDREQYSWKTGSSQLLRKRQLRWGSNLFHIGILTILAGHFVGLLTPIALFDQLGISHGLKQMLAIVVGGLAGVVCFIGITLLAHRRLFDARIRATSSVGDIGILLLLWLQLTLGLCTIFVSLGHLDGHEMVKFMNWAQGIATLQPAAATYVADVHPIFKAHLLLGLTLLLLFPFTRLVHIWSAPIWYLGRPGYQIVRRRTQPPRNA; from the coding sequence ATGTCTGCGACCTTCAACATGATCCTGTTCGGCTGGTATCCCTATCTCTGCCTGACCGTCTTCCTGCTCGGCAGCCTGTTGCGCTTCGACCGCGAACAGTACAGCTGGAAGACCGGCTCCTCGCAGCTGCTGCGTAAGCGCCAGTTACGCTGGGGATCGAACCTGTTCCATATCGGCATCCTGACCATTCTGGCGGGCCACTTCGTCGGCCTGCTTACACCGATTGCCCTGTTCGACCAGCTCGGCATCAGCCACGGCCTCAAGCAGATGCTCGCCATCGTCGTCGGTGGCCTGGCGGGCGTGGTCTGCTTCATCGGCATCACGCTGCTTGCTCACCGGCGGCTGTTCGATGCGCGCATCCGCGCGACCTCGAGCGTTGGAGACATCGGCATCCTGCTGCTGCTCTGGCTGCAACTCACACTGGGGCTCTGCACCATCTTCGTCTCCCTCGGCCATCTGGATGGCCACGAGATGGTCAAGTTCATGAACTGGGCCCAGGGCATCGCCACCCTGCAACCGGCTGCCGCGACCTATGTCGCCGATGTCCATCCGATCTTCAAGGCCCATCTGCTGCTGGGGCTGACGCTGCTGCTGCTGTTCCCCTTCACTCGGCTGGTGCACATCTGGAGTGCGCCGATCTGGTACCTCGGCCGACCCGGCTACCAGATCGTGCGCCGCCGCACCCAGCCGCCACGCAATGCCTGA
- a CDS encoding nitrate reductase subunit alpha: protein MSHFLDRLTFFRRTVGDFSAGHGIVTEEDRSWEEGYRKRWQHDKIVRSTHGVNCTGSCSWKIYVKGGIVTWETQQTDYPRTRKGLPNHEPRGCPRGASYSWYLYSGARVKYPLIRGRLLRAWRTARATLPPVAAWAAIVEDPEQRRAYTSIRGHGGFVRAGWDEITEIIGAANAYTVKRWGPDRVFGFSPIPAMSMISYAAGARYLQLLGGGCGSFYDWYCDLPPASPQTWGEQTDVAESADWYNSGFLMLWGSNVPQTRTPDAHFYTEARYRGAKSVVICPDYSEASKFADLWVAVKQGTDAALAMAFGHVILKEFHVDRQVPYFRDYVRRYSDLPLLVRLAPQEGSHVADRLLRASDFDNALGQRNNPEWKTVALDESSGEVVVPNGSIGFRWGPDGRDDAGKWNLEEKDANGRDTTLRLGLKGVHDTVVGVRFPYFANAASNGFAATDHPDVLVRNIPVKRLKLKEGEVLVASVYDLFLANYGVDQGFGGEHMPRDFDDPEPYSPAWAEQITSVPREQILAVARGFADNAEKTNGRSMVIIGAAMNHWYHMDMNYRGVINMLVMCGCVGQSGGGWSHYVGQEKLRPQSGWAPIAFALDWIRPPRQQNSTSFFYAHTDQWRYETVSAAEILSPTAPTGPWDASLIDFNARAERMGWLPSTPALKTNPLAVARAAAAAGVDPVAYTVGELKSRRLELSCMDPDDPANWPRNLFIWRSNLLGSSGKGHEYFLKHLLGAPHGVQGKDLGQEGRQKPREVAWHDEAPEGKLDLLVTLDFRMSTTAVYSDIVLPTATWYEKNDLNTSDMHPFIHPLGAAVDPAWESKSDWEIFKAIAKAFSAVAPEVLGVEKDVVLSPIQHDSAGELAQALDVKDWYLGECEPIPGKTMPQISVVERDYPNLYRRFTALGPLLDRAGNAGKGLSWDTSEDIDRLRQINGAVQEAGATQGLARLERDIDVCEAILALAPETNGTVAVKAWEALEQKTGRPHIHLALPKEDEKIRFRDLLAQPRKIISSPIWSGLESEKVCYNAGYTNIHELIPFRTLSGRQQLYQDHLWMRAFGEALCLYKPPLDLKTTWVKGLKPNGEAEIVLNFITPHQKWGIHSTYSDNLLMLTLNRGGPVVWLSETDAHKAGIRDNDWVEAFNANGALTARAVVSQRIREGTLFMYHAQEKIVNTPGSEITGQRGGIHNSCTRAVLKPTHMIGGYAQQAYGFNYYGTVGSNRDEFVVIRKMAKVDWLEAPLDTRNP, encoded by the coding sequence ATGTCGCACTTTCTCGATCGGCTCACTTTCTTTCGCAGAACCGTCGGTGATTTTTCCGCGGGCCACGGCATCGTGACCGAGGAGGATCGCAGCTGGGAGGAGGGCTACCGCAAGCGCTGGCAGCACGACAAGATCGTGCGCTCCACCCATGGTGTGAACTGCACCGGCTCCTGCTCGTGGAAGATCTACGTCAAGGGGGGCATCGTCACCTGGGAAACGCAGCAGACCGACTATCCGCGCACCCGCAAGGGGCTGCCCAACCACGAGCCGCGTGGCTGCCCGCGCGGCGCCAGCTACAGCTGGTATCTCTACTCCGGCGCGCGAGTGAAGTATCCGCTGATCCGTGGCCGGCTGCTGCGCGCATGGCGCACCGCGCGGGCGACGCTGCCGCCGGTCGCGGCCTGGGCCGCCATCGTCGAGGACCCCGAGCAGCGGCGCGCCTATACGTCGATCCGCGGCCATGGCGGCTTCGTGCGCGCCGGCTGGGACGAGATCACCGAAATCATCGGTGCCGCCAACGCCTACACCGTCAAGCGCTGGGGCCCCGACCGGGTATTCGGCTTCTCGCCGATTCCGGCCATGTCGATGATTTCCTATGCCGCCGGAGCGCGCTACCTGCAGCTGCTGGGCGGCGGCTGCGGCTCATTCTATGACTGGTATTGCGACCTGCCACCGGCTTCGCCGCAGACCTGGGGCGAGCAGACTGATGTTGCCGAGAGCGCGGACTGGTACAACTCCGGCTTCCTGATGCTGTGGGGCTCGAATGTACCCCAGACCCGCACCCCTGATGCCCACTTCTACACCGAGGCGCGCTACCGGGGCGCCAAGAGTGTGGTCATCTGCCCGGACTACTCCGAGGCATCGAAATTCGCTGACCTGTGGGTTGCCGTGAAGCAGGGTACCGATGCGGCGCTGGCGATGGCCTTCGGCCATGTGATCCTGAAAGAGTTTCATGTCGACCGGCAGGTGCCCTACTTCCGCGACTATGTGCGTCGGTATTCCGACCTGCCGCTGCTGGTGCGGCTGGCGCCGCAGGAGGGGAGCCATGTCGCCGATCGCCTGCTGCGCGCCTCCGATTTCGACAATGCGCTGGGCCAGCGCAACAACCCTGAATGGAAGACGGTGGCGCTGGATGAGTCGAGCGGCGAGGTGGTGGTACCGAACGGCTCGATCGGCTTTCGCTGGGGCCCGGACGGGCGCGACGACGCCGGCAAGTGGAACCTCGAAGAAAAAGACGCCAACGGCCGCGACACCACGCTGCGCCTCGGCCTCAAGGGGGTGCACGACACGGTAGTGGGGGTGCGCTTCCCCTACTTTGCCAACGCGGCCAGCAATGGCTTCGCCGCAACCGACCACCCCGACGTGCTGGTGCGCAACATACCGGTCAAGCGGCTGAAGCTGAAAGAGGGCGAGGTGCTGGTCGCTTCGGTCTATGACCTGTTTCTGGCCAACTACGGCGTCGATCAGGGCTTTGGCGGCGAGCACATGCCGCGCGATTTCGACGACCCCGAACCCTACTCGCCGGCCTGGGCCGAGCAGATCACCAGTGTGCCGCGCGAGCAGATTCTGGCCGTGGCACGCGGCTTTGCCGACAACGCCGAGAAGACCAATGGCCGGTCGATGGTCATCATCGGCGCGGCGATGAACCACTGGTACCACATGGACATGAACTACCGTGGCGTCATCAACATGCTGGTGATGTGCGGCTGCGTGGGCCAGTCCGGCGGTGGCTGGAGCCACTACGTCGGCCAGGAGAAACTGCGCCCGCAGTCCGGCTGGGCGCCGATCGCCTTCGCCCTCGACTGGATTCGCCCACCGCGCCAGCAGAACTCGACCTCGTTCTTCTACGCCCACACCGACCAGTGGCGCTACGAAACCGTCAGTGCCGCCGAGATCCTGTCACCGACGGCGCCGACGGGACCTTGGGATGCATCGCTGATCGATTTCAACGCCCGCGCCGAACGGATGGGCTGGCTGCCCTCGACCCCGGCGCTCAAGACCAATCCGCTGGCGGTGGCGCGGGCGGCCGCAGCAGCCGGGGTCGACCCGGTGGCCTACACCGTCGGCGAACTGAAGTCGCGCCGGCTCGAGCTCTCCTGCATGGACCCGGATGATCCGGCCAACTGGCCGCGCAACCTGTTCATCTGGCGCTCCAATCTGCTCGGCTCCTCCGGCAAGGGGCATGAGTACTTCCTCAAGCACCTGCTGGGCGCCCCCCACGGCGTACAGGGCAAGGATCTGGGGCAGGAAGGGCGCCAGAAGCCGCGCGAGGTCGCCTGGCACGACGAGGCCCCCGAGGGCAAGCTCGATCTGCTGGTGACGCTCGATTTTCGCATGTCGACCACCGCGGTCTACTCCGACATCGTGCTGCCGACCGCGACCTGGTATGAGAAGAACGACCTCAACACCTCCGACATGCACCCCTTCATCCATCCGCTCGGCGCGGCAGTGGACCCGGCCTGGGAGAGCAAGTCGGACTGGGAGATCTTCAAGGCCATCGCCAAGGCTTTCTCGGCCGTCGCGCCCGAGGTGCTGGGGGTCGAGAAGGATGTGGTGCTGAGCCCGATCCAGCACGACAGTGCCGGCGAGCTGGCCCAGGCGCTCGACGTGAAGGACTGGTATCTGGGCGAGTGCGAGCCGATTCCCGGCAAGACCATGCCGCAGATCAGCGTGGTCGAGCGCGACTACCCGAACCTCTACCGGCGCTTCACTGCCCTCGGGCCGCTGCTCGACCGGGCCGGGAATGCCGGCAAGGGCCTCTCCTGGGACACCAGCGAGGACATCGATCGACTTCGGCAAATCAACGGCGCGGTGCAAGAGGCAGGGGCGACCCAAGGTCTGGCCCGGCTCGAGCGCGACATCGATGTCTGCGAGGCGATTCTGGCGCTGGCACCCGAAACCAACGGCACCGTCGCGGTGAAGGCGTGGGAGGCGCTGGAGCAGAAGACCGGCCGTCCACACATCCATCTGGCGCTGCCGAAGGAGGACGAGAAGATCCGCTTTCGCGACCTGCTGGCCCAGCCGCGCAAGATCATCTCCTCGCCGATCTGGTCCGGCCTCGAGAGCGAGAAGGTCTGCTACAACGCCGGCTACACCAACATCCACGAGCTGATCCCGTTCCGCACCCTCAGCGGCCGGCAGCAGCTCTATCAGGACCATCTGTGGATGCGCGCCTTCGGCGAGGCGCTGTGTCTCTACAAGCCGCCACTCGACCTGAAGACCACCTGGGTGAAGGGTCTCAAGCCCAACGGCGAGGCCGAGATCGTGCTCAACTTCATCACCCCGCACCAAAAGTGGGGCATCCATTCCACCTATTCCGACAACCTGTTGATGCTGACCCTGAACCGCGGGGGACCGGTGGTGTGGCTTTCGGAAACCGACGCGCATAAGGCCGGCATCCGCGACAACGACTGGGTCGAGGCCTTCAACGCCAACGGCGCCCTCACCGCCCGTGCGGTGGTGTCGCAGCGCATCCGCGAGGGGACGCTGTTCATGTACCACGCGCAGGAGAAGATCGTGAACACCCCCGGCTCGGAGATCACCGGCCAGCGTGGCGGCATCCACAACTCCTGCACCCGCGCCGTACTCAAACCGACGCACATGATTGGCGGCTACGCCCAGCAGGCCTACGGCTTCAACTACTACGGCACGGTCGGTTCCAACCGGGATGAGTTTGTCGTGATCCGCAAGATGGCGAAGGTCGACTGGCTCGAAGCGCCGCTCGACACCCGGAACCCCTGA
- the narJ gene encoding nitrate reductase molybdenum cofactor assembly chaperone — translation MSATFKALSALLCYPDEGLQAAMAEIRGLIAAEGRVAPPVLAELEDFCSFVEQTDLIDLQEHYVALFDKSRLLSLHLFEHVHGESRDRGQALVDLAALYEQGGLERINNELPDYLPLFLEYLSTRPLDEARLLLAETLHILAALEERLRARGSGYASLLRAIRSAAGDQSIHTATTVHLNTELPAELDAQWAEPPVIFDPDATVCESGGATVTSVPLSAVPRRARQS, via the coding sequence ATGAGCGCCACGTTCAAAGCCCTGTCGGCGCTGCTCTGCTACCCGGACGAAGGGTTGCAGGCAGCCATGGCCGAAATTCGCGGTCTCATCGCGGCTGAAGGGCGGGTCGCGCCGCCGGTTCTGGCCGAACTGGAGGACTTCTGCAGCTTCGTCGAGCAGACCGATCTGATCGATCTGCAGGAACACTATGTGGCGCTGTTCGACAAGAGCCGCCTGCTGTCGCTCCACCTGTTCGAGCATGTCCATGGCGAGAGTCGTGACCGCGGCCAGGCGCTGGTCGATCTGGCTGCGCTCTACGAACAGGGCGGACTGGAGCGGATCAACAACGAGCTGCCTGACTACCTGCCGCTGTTCCTCGAATACCTCTCGACCCGACCACTCGACGAGGCCCGATTGCTGCTGGCCGAGACGCTACACATCCTCGCCGCCCTTGAAGAGCGGCTGCGGGCGCGCGGCAGCGGCTACGCCAGCCTGCTGCGGGCCATTCGCAGCGCGGCCGGTGATCAGTCGATCCACACCGCAACGACCGTCCACCTGAACACCGAGCTGCCAGCTGAACTCGACGCGCAGTGGGCGGAGCCACCGGTGATTTTCGATCCCGATGCGACCGTCTGTGAATCCGGGGGCGCAACGGTGACCAGCGTTCCCCTGTCAGCCGTACCCCGGCGGGCGCGGCAGAGCTGA
- a CDS encoding nitrate/nitrite transporter, with product MNTQAHPQSTRILSASTLAFTVCFAVWTIFSIIGIGIREQLGLSETQFGLLIGMPILTGSLSRVALGVWSDRYGGRLVFTLTMLAAAVATLLLSQAETYPQILLAGLGVGIAGGSFAVGVAYVSRWYPPQKQGTALGIFGMGNIGAAVTKLVAPFVLVAFGWQSVAQIWAAALAITAVLFWITTQDDPVLVERRRTGVKPKSVWLELEPLKNVQVWRFSLYYFFVFGAFVALALWLPRYLTQVYQLDIKTAGLIAALFSIPASFFRAYGGHLSDVYGARRVLYWTFLVSVAATFLLAYPPTDYRVHGAQETFAFHLEMSLPSFVVIIFVLGFFMALGKAAVYKHIPVYYPDHVGAVGGLVGMIGGLGGFVLPILFGVLLDLTGLWTSCFMALFVLVGTALVWMHLAILRMEREAAAPVLRKLPELPEMEEIHGAKQVGVLGSHRVLAHWRPEDHAFWVQEGKRIAHRNLWLSIPCLLLSFAVWMVWSVVVAKLPVIGFRYSTNELFWLAALPGLSGATLRIFYSFMVPIFGGRLWTTLTTWSLMIPAVGIGFAVQNPETPYWVFLLLALLCGFGGGNFASSMSNISFFFPRAEKGNALALNAGLGNLGVSVVQFLVPLVITAGVFGALGGESQVAIQGDETTSLWLQNAGFIWVPFIAVAATAAWLGMNDIASAKASFSEQSVIFQRLHNWLMCWLYTGTFGSFIGYSAAFPLLTKTQFPEVNALQLAFLGPLVGALSRSLTGWVADKYGGGRVTFWVFVAMMAGVGGVLYGLNMQSFPVFFTSFLALFCATGIGNASTFQMIPAIMTKEMQRLMPDADAKTRQRQVEKEAAAITGFTSAIAAFGAFFIPKSYGTSIALTGSAQAALWAFLIFYISCLVLTWGVYTRKGGLLHDLERQRRAIPAQPAAAK from the coding sequence ATGAACACTCAGGCCCATCCCCAATCGACTCGCATCCTGAGCGCGAGCACGCTGGCGTTTACCGTCTGCTTTGCCGTATGGACCATCTTCTCCATCATTGGAATCGGCATTCGCGAACAGCTCGGCTTGAGCGAGACTCAATTCGGCCTGCTGATCGGCATGCCAATTCTGACCGGCTCGCTCAGTCGTGTGGCGCTGGGGGTCTGGAGCGACCGCTACGGCGGCCGGCTGGTTTTCACCCTGACGATGCTCGCCGCTGCCGTGGCCACACTGCTGCTGTCACAGGCCGAAACCTACCCGCAGATCCTGTTGGCGGGATTGGGTGTCGGGATTGCCGGCGGCTCCTTCGCGGTTGGCGTTGCCTATGTCTCTCGCTGGTATCCACCGCAAAAACAGGGCACGGCGCTCGGCATTTTCGGCATGGGCAACATCGGCGCCGCTGTCACCAAGCTGGTCGCCCCCTTCGTGCTGGTTGCCTTTGGATGGCAAAGCGTCGCGCAGATCTGGGCAGCGGCGCTGGCGATCACCGCCGTGCTGTTCTGGATAACAACCCAGGATGATCCGGTGCTGGTCGAACGTCGTCGAACCGGGGTCAAGCCCAAAAGCGTCTGGCTCGAACTGGAGCCGCTGAAGAACGTGCAGGTCTGGCGCTTCTCGCTCTACTACTTCTTTGTCTTCGGGGCCTTCGTCGCCCTGGCGCTCTGGCTGCCGCGCTATCTGACGCAGGTGTACCAGCTCGACATCAAGACGGCCGGGCTGATCGCGGCCCTGTTCTCGATCCCGGCCAGCTTCTTCCGCGCCTACGGCGGCCATCTGTCCGATGTCTATGGTGCGCGGCGGGTACTGTACTGGACCTTCCTCGTCTCCGTCGCTGCGACCTTCTTGCTCGCCTATCCGCCGACGGATTACCGGGTGCATGGCGCGCAAGAGACGTTCGCGTTCCATCTGGAAATGAGCCTGCCCAGTTTCGTCGTCATCATCTTTGTTCTTGGCTTTTTCATGGCGCTGGGCAAGGCAGCGGTCTACAAGCACATCCCGGTCTACTACCCGGATCATGTGGGCGCGGTAGGCGGTCTGGTCGGCATGATCGGCGGTTTGGGCGGCTTCGTTCTGCCGATCCTGTTCGGCGTCCTCCTCGACCTCACCGGACTGTGGACGAGCTGCTTCATGGCGCTGTTTGTCCTGGTGGGGACCGCGTTGGTGTGGATGCATCTGGCGATCCTGCGCATGGAGCGCGAGGCGGCGGCTCCCGTGCTCCGAAAGCTGCCGGAACTGCCCGAGATGGAAGAGATTCACGGCGCCAAACAGGTTGGCGTTCTGGGCTCTCATCGGGTACTGGCCCACTGGCGGCCGGAAGACCATGCCTTCTGGGTCCAGGAAGGAAAACGTATTGCCCACCGCAACCTCTGGCTGTCGATTCCCTGTCTGCTGCTCTCCTTCGCGGTCTGGATGGTCTGGTCGGTCGTGGTTGCCAAGCTGCCGGTCATCGGCTTTCGCTACAGCACCAACGAGCTGTTCTGGCTCGCCGCGCTGCCGGGGCTGTCGGGCGCGACGCTGCGCATCTTCTACTCCTTCATGGTGCCGATCTTCGGCGGGCGGCTATGGACGACGCTGACCACCTGGTCGCTGATGATCCCGGCCGTGGGCATCGGCTTTGCCGTGCAGAATCCCGAGACGCCCTACTGGGTCTTCCTGCTGCTGGCCCTGCTGTGCGGTTTTGGCGGCGGCAACTTCGCCTCCTCGATGTCGAACATCTCGTTCTTCTTCCCGCGGGCGGAGAAGGGCAATGCGCTGGCGCTCAACGCCGGGCTCGGCAACCTGGGCGTCAGCGTGGTGCAGTTCCTGGTGCCACTGGTGATCACCGCCGGTGTGTTCGGCGCGCTGGGGGGTGAGTCGCAGGTCGCGATCCAGGGTGACGAGACGACAAGCCTGTGGCTGCAGAACGCCGGCTTCATCTGGGTGCCCTTCATCGCCGTTGCCGCCACCGCGGCCTGGCTCGGCATGAACGACATCGCCTCGGCCAAGGCATCGTTCTCCGAGCAGTCGGTGATCTTCCAGCGCCTGCACAACTGGCTGATGTGCTGGCTCTATACGGGGACTTTCGGCTCCTTCATCGGCTACTCCGCGGCCTTCCCGCTGCTCACCAAAACCCAGTTTCCCGAGGTCAACGCCCTGCAGCTGGCCTTCCTCGGTCCGCTGGTCGGCGCCTTGTCGCGGTCACTGACCGGCTGGGTGGCGGACAAGTACGGCGGCGGTCGGGTGACGTTCTGGGTATTCGTGGCCATGATGGCCGGCGTGGGCGGCGTGCTTTACGGACTGAACATGCAGAGCTTCCCGGTGTTCTTCACCAGCTTCCTTGCACTGTTCTGCGCCACCGGGATCGGCAACGCCTCCACGTTTCAGATGATTCCGGCAATCATGACCAAGGAGATGCAGCGGCTGATGCCGGACGCCGACGCCAAGACCCGTCAGCGACAGGTCGAGAAGGAGGCTGCGGCCATCACCGGCTTCACCTCGGCGATCGCGGCCTTCGGCGCCTTCTTCATCCCCAAGAGCTATGGCACCTCGATCGCCCTGACCGGCAGCGCGCAGGCCGCGCTGTGGGCCTTCCTCATCTTCTATATCAGCTGCCTTGTCCTTACCTGGGGGGTCTACACCCGCAAGGGCGGTCTGCTGCATGACCTCGAACGCCAGCGGCGCGCCATACCGGCTCAACCGGCCGCGGCCAAGTAA
- the narH gene encoding nitrate reductase subunit beta, translating into MKIRAQIGMVLNLDKCIGCHTCSVTCKNVWTSREGVEYAWFNNVESKPGIGYPRDWENQQRWNGGWRRKPNGRIEPRIGAKWRVLANIFANPDLPEIDDYYEPFNFDYEHLQSARESQAFPTARPRSAITGERMEKIEWGPNWEEILGGEFAKRSADVNFEGVQKDIYGQFENTFMMYLPRLCEHCLNPACVAACPSGAIYKREEDGIVLIDQDKCRGWRMCVSGCPYKKIYYNWSSGKSEKCIFCFPRIESGQPTVCSETCVGRIRYLGVLLYDADRIEAAASVAEERDLYQAQLDLFLDPNDPAVIAQARADGIPESWLEAARHSPVWKMAMAWKIAFPLHPEYRTLPMVWYVPPLSPIQSAAAAGQIGIDAGLPDVRSLRIPLRYLANMLTAGDEAPVALALERMLAMRGYMRAKSVEGRIDESIATRVGLSGAVIEEMYRIMAIANYEDRFVIPTTRRETHEDVYALRGNCGFSFGNGCSGGSSKAELFTPVKLFSPAQGSQPHNPGEVPK; encoded by the coding sequence ATGAAAATCCGCGCACAGATCGGCATGGTGCTCAACCTCGACAAATGCATCGGCTGTCACACCTGTTCGGTCACCTGCAAGAACGTCTGGACCAGCCGCGAAGGGGTCGAGTACGCCTGGTTCAACAACGTCGAATCCAAGCCGGGCATCGGCTACCCCCGCGACTGGGAGAACCAGCAGCGCTGGAACGGCGGCTGGCGGCGCAAGCCGAACGGCCGAATCGAGCCGCGCATCGGCGCCAAGTGGCGGGTGCTGGCGAACATCTTCGCCAACCCCGACCTGCCCGAGATCGACGACTACTACGAGCCGTTCAACTTCGACTACGAACACCTGCAGAGCGCCCGCGAGTCCCAGGCCTTTCCGACGGCGCGCCCGCGCTCGGCGATCACCGGCGAGCGCATGGAGAAGATCGAATGGGGGCCGAACTGGGAGGAGATTCTCGGCGGCGAGTTCGCCAAGCGCAGCGCCGATGTCAACTTCGAGGGGGTGCAGAAGGACATCTACGGCCAGTTCGAGAACACCTTCATGATGTACCTGCCGCGACTGTGCGAGCACTGCCTCAACCCGGCCTGCGTCGCCGCCTGCCCCTCCGGCGCCATCTACAAGCGCGAGGAAGATGGCATCGTGCTGATCGACCAGGACAAATGCCGTGGCTGGCGGATGTGCGTCTCCGGCTGTCCCTACAAGAAGATCTACTACAACTGGTCGAGCGGCAAATCGGAGAAGTGCATCTTCTGCTTCCCGCGCATCGAGTCGGGGCAGCCGACGGTCTGCTCCGAGACCTGCGTCGGGCGCATCCGCTACCTCGGCGTGCTGCTCTACGACGCCGACCGCATCGAAGCGGCGGCCAGTGTGGCTGAAGAACGCGATCTCTACCAGGCGCAGCTCGATCTCTTTCTCGACCCCAACGACCCGGCGGTGATCGCCCAGGCGCGCGCCGATGGCATCCCCGAGAGCTGGCTGGAGGCGGCCCGCCACTCACCGGTGTGGAAGATGGCGATGGCGTGGAAGATCGCCTTCCCGCTGCATCCGGAGTACCGCACGCTGCCAATGGTGTGGTATGTGCCGCCGCTGTCGCCGATCCAGTCGGCCGCGGCCGCCGGGCAGATCGGCATCGACGCCGGTCTGCCGGATGTGCGCTCGCTGCGTATTCCGCTGCGCTACCTCGCCAACATGCTGACTGCCGGCGACGAGGCGCCCGTCGCCTTGGCGCTGGAGCGGATGCTGGCGATGCGCGGCTACATGCGCGCCAAGAGTGTCGAGGGACGCATCGATGAGTCGATCGCCACCCGGGTCGGCCTGTCGGGCGCGGTGATCGAGGAGATGTACCGGATCATGGCGATCGCCAACTACGAAGACCGCTTCGTCATCCCCACCACACGCCGTGAAACGCACGAGGATGTCTACGCACTGCGCGGCAACTGCGGCTTCTCCTTCGGCAACGGCTGCTCCGGCGGCAGCTCGAAGGCCGAGCTGTTCACGCCGGTGAAACTGTTCAGCCCGGCGCAGGGCAGTCAGCCCCACAACCCCGGGGAGGTACCGAAATGA